The Chitinophaga pinensis DSM 2588 region CTGTATGCTATAAATTATTGTTCCCGGCGTTCCAGCCAGTTTCGCCGGGCGCAATCCCATCTTTTGCCCTCAAATCTGTTATGCTGCAGCTGCCCAACGGAGCGTATTTCTTACTGGGCAGCGGGCAGCAGCAGTTCAAGGCGGGTGGGACCAATTTCCGGGAAACAGCCGGAAAGCTGTCCTGGTCCGGTGGAGGTACCGAATCCCAGCTCGCTACCATAATTGTTCCACCGGACGAGGACTACACTGTACAGCTGGCGGATGGGTCTGAGGTCATATTGAACGCGGATAGCCGGATGGATTTCCCGCTGACCTTTGGTAGCAAAAGAGATATCAGGATTAGTGGAGAAGCATATATACAGGTAGCACAAAAAGAGAATCAACCATTCCAGGTACATCTGCCTAACAGCACAGTGCAGGTGTTGGGCACCTCATTCAATGTGAACACTTATGAGGCCCGGCAGGAACAGGTACTATTGGAAACCGGGGCTGTTAAAATGCTGACAGCGGATGGGGATGTGCTTTTACATCCTGGTCAGGCGGTAAAATATCAACCAGGACAAGTACCAATTATCAATGATGTGGATACCGCAATAGCATTAGCATGGAAGAGAGGATATTATACCTTCCAGGCCACCCCAATAAAAGAGGTAAGTAAAGTGATGGAGCGGAATTATAGGGTGAAAGTGATCCTTGATAATGTAGCAACAGGGGAGCAGTTATACTCCTCGCGATTAGAAAAACAGGAAGACCTTGAAAAATTCCTGGCACGTTTAAAATCAATTGTTAAAATAGATTATCAATTCGAAAAGGGCGACAGCGTTTTGCATTTGTCATACAGACCGTAAACCATCAACACTATGCGTTCTACCTTATTTAAAGCGAACAGATTACTGCTGATCGAGAAGAACAGACAAGCTTATCTACCAGCGAGTAGTCTGCCTGTAGAATATCTCAAGCTCATTATCCCTTACGCCGGATTATATTTTCGGGCAGATGCCGCATGTGAAATTCTTTCACAGCATGTCAATGTAGGTCCCTTCTCCCTATGGATGCATGATATCTTTGCGAAGGAACAAATGATACTGTTACCCTATACACCGTATCATATCTGGACATTGCATTTCATGTATGAAGATTCCTTGATTGTGGAAGGCAATCTCAATTCCCCATATACACTCGAAGAACGGGAATGTAACCTGTTCAATTTGTACCCGGGGTTACATCGTATTCCTATGGCAGATAATACGAAAGTATTGTCCGTCCATATTAACATCCGGCCAGAGTTCCTTCCAGCGTTGGCAGCGAAATATCCTCAAATGAGGGATTTACTAAATCGCCCTATGGCTGCGCAAAGCAGCGCTTTGAATGCACATCCGCATCATGTTAA contains the following coding sequences:
- a CDS encoding FecR family protein, which encodes MPVDPEYIEQLVLEEIAGTISPEDSTTLKDLLENDADAYAIWLNMHRQLTGNHIQSIRENLPNTLPASQIIAVAGKRKRRKILVKTSLSAAAVLLLTAAVCYKLLFPAFQPVSPGAIPSFALKSVMLQLPNGAYFLLGSGQQQFKAGGTNFRETAGKLSWSGGGTESQLATIIVPPDEDYTVQLADGSEVILNADSRMDFPLTFGSKRDIRISGEAYIQVAQKENQPFQVHLPNSTVQVLGTSFNVNTYEARQEQVLLETGAVKMLTADGDVLLHPGQAVKYQPGQVPIINDVDTAIALAWKRGYYTFQATPIKEVSKVMERNYRVKVILDNVATGEQLYSSRLEKQEDLEKFLARLKSIVKIDYQFEKGDSVLHLSYRP
- a CDS encoding helix-turn-helix transcriptional regulator; translated protein: MRSTLFKANRLLLIEKNRQAYLPASSLPVEYLKLIIPYAGLYFRADAACEILSQHVNVGPFSLWMHDIFAKEQMILLPYTPYHIWTLHFMYEDSLIVEGNLNSPYTLEERECNLFNLYPGLHRIPMADNTKVLSVHINIRPEFLPALAAKYPQMRDLLNRPMAAQSSALNAHPHHVNLVCDYLIQKILTCKYTGKKAHLFLYRCCLDLLLNFATQEAYAHEPFLFSSLAHQDAYRQLFHFMIEHPHKPCSVAELALMFDIPFAELEKGFLQHYSVSIQDFGHMVQMMMAFNVLHQKHWSLDAIADATGFSHSNELAAALENYYAFKLKK